A genomic stretch from Serratia entomophila includes:
- a CDS encoding bifunctional 2',3'-cyclic-nucleotide 2'-phosphodiesterase/3'-nucleotidase, which yields MIKRPLALSALALLVCASAQAATVDLRVLETTDLHSNMMDFDYYKDKPTDKFGLVRTASLIQQARQQAANAVLVDNGDIIQGSPLGDYMAAKGLKSGDIHPVYKAMNTLDYVVGNIGNHEFNYGLDYLKTAIAGAKFPYINANVIDAKTQQPLFTPYIIVDTPVKDRDGKAHTLRIGYIGFVPPQILVWDKANLQGKVTVNDITETAKRYVPEMRKQGADLVVAIPHSGLSSEPYKAMAENSVYYLSQVPGIDAIMFGHAHAVFPSKDFANIEGADIDQGLLNGVPAVMPGQWGDHLGVVDLQLSNDSGRWKVTGAKAEARPIYDKEHKKSLAAEDANLVKVLADDHKGTREFVSQPIGKSDGNMYSYLALVQDDPTVQIVNNAQKAYVEHYIQGDPDLADLPVLSAAAPFKVGGRKNDPASFVEVEKGQLTFRNAADLYLYPNTLVVVKASGKEVKEWLECSAGQFNQIDVNSGKPQGLINWDGFRTYNFDVIDGVNYQIDVSQPARYDGECQLINDKAERIKQLTFNGKPVDPNATFLVATNNYRAYGGKFAGTGDKHIAFASPDENRSVLAAYISAETKRRGAVQPQADNNWRLASFSSKQPLDIRFETSPSDQATAFIKQHAQYPMKAEGNDSIGFAVYQIDLQKK from the coding sequence ATGATCAAGCGTCCGCTGGCGTTGTCCGCCCTCGCCCTGCTGGTTTGCGCCTCGGCGCAGGCGGCCACCGTCGATCTGCGCGTGCTGGAAACCACCGACCTGCACAGCAACATGATGGACTTCGACTACTACAAGGATAAGCCGACCGACAAATTCGGCCTGGTGCGCACCGCCAGCCTGATCCAGCAGGCCCGCCAACAGGCGGCCAACGCCGTGTTGGTGGATAACGGCGACATCATTCAGGGCAGCCCGCTGGGTGATTACATGGCGGCCAAGGGGCTGAAATCGGGGGATATCCACCCGGTGTACAAGGCGATGAATACGCTGGACTACGTGGTCGGCAATATCGGCAACCATGAGTTCAACTACGGGTTAGACTATCTGAAAACCGCTATCGCCGGCGCCAAGTTTCCGTATATCAACGCCAACGTCATCGACGCCAAAACGCAACAGCCGCTGTTCACCCCCTACATTATCGTCGATACCCCGGTAAAAGACCGTGATGGTAAAGCACATACGCTGCGCATCGGTTACATCGGCTTTGTGCCGCCGCAGATCCTGGTGTGGGACAAGGCCAATCTGCAGGGCAAGGTGACGGTCAACGACATCACCGAAACCGCCAAACGTTACGTGCCGGAAATGCGCAAACAGGGCGCCGATCTGGTGGTGGCGATCCCGCACTCGGGCCTGTCCAGCGAGCCGTATAAAGCGATGGCGGAAAACTCGGTGTACTACCTCAGCCAGGTCCCGGGCATCGACGCCATCATGTTCGGCCACGCCCATGCGGTCTTCCCCAGCAAGGATTTCGCCAACATCGAAGGCGCGGATATCGACCAAGGCTTGCTGAACGGCGTGCCGGCAGTAATGCCGGGCCAGTGGGGCGATCACCTCGGCGTGGTCGATCTGCAGCTGAGCAACGATTCTGGCCGTTGGAAGGTAACCGGCGCCAAAGCCGAAGCGCGGCCGATTTACGATAAAGAGCACAAGAAATCGCTGGCGGCGGAAGATGCCAATCTGGTGAAGGTGCTGGCCGACGACCACAAAGGCACCCGCGAATTCGTCAGCCAGCCGATCGGCAAGTCTGACGGCAACATGTACAGTTACCTGGCGCTGGTGCAGGACGACCCGACGGTACAAATCGTCAATAACGCCCAGAAAGCCTACGTCGAGCACTATATTCAGGGCGATCCTGACCTGGCCGACCTGCCGGTGCTGTCGGCCGCCGCCCCGTTCAAGGTCGGCGGGCGCAAAAACGATCCCGCCAGCTTCGTCGAAGTGGAAAAAGGCCAGCTGACCTTCCGCAACGCCGCCGATCTTTATCTCTACCCGAATACGTTGGTGGTGGTAAAAGCCAGCGGTAAAGAGGTGAAAGAGTGGCTGGAATGCTCCGCCGGGCAGTTCAATCAGATCGACGTCAACAGCGGCAAGCCGCAGGGCCTGATTAACTGGGACGGCTTCCGCACCTACAACTTCGACGTGATCGACGGGGTGAATTACCAGATCGACGTCAGCCAGCCGGCGCGCTACGACGGCGAGTGCCAGTTGATCAACGACAAAGCGGAACGCATCAAGCAGCTGACCTTCAACGGCAAGCCTGTCGATCCGAATGCCACCTTCCTGGTTGCCACCAATAACTACCGCGCCTACGGCGGTAAGTTCGCCGGTACCGGCGATAAACACATCGCCTTCGCCTCGCCGGATGAGAACCGTTCGGTGCTGGCAGCCTATATCAGCGCGGAGACCAAACGGCGCGGTGCGGTGCAACCGCAGGCGGACAATAATTGGCGCCTGGCGAGCTTCAGCAGCAAACAACCGCTCGATATTCGCTTCGAGACCTCACCTTCAGACCAGGCGACGGCGTTTATCAAGCAACACGCACAGTACCCAATGAAGGCTGAAGGCAACGACAGCATCGGTTTTGCGGTATATCAGATAGATTTACAGAAGAAGTAA
- the cysQ gene encoding 3'(2'),5'-bisphosphate nucleotidase CysQ gives MLEQICQLSREAGAAIMAVYDGEQPLDVAQKKDDSPVTAADLAAHHIIKRGLAALTPEVPLLSEEDPPAWEERQNWTRYWLVDPLDGTKEFLHRNGEFTVNIALIENGEAVMGVVYAPAIDVLYLAERGKAWKEEKGRRQPIAVSNAQPPLVVVSRSHIDDELKDYLKQLGEHQTISVGSSLKFCLVAEGKAQLYPRFGPTNIWDTAAGHAVAVAAGAQIHDWQGKPLLYAPRESFLNPGFRVSLF, from the coding sequence ATGTTAGAGCAAATTTGCCAACTGTCCCGCGAGGCGGGGGCGGCGATCATGGCGGTATATGACGGTGAGCAACCGCTTGATGTCGCACAAAAAAAAGACGATTCACCGGTAACCGCCGCCGATTTGGCGGCGCACCACATCATCAAGCGCGGCCTGGCGGCGTTGACGCCGGAGGTGCCGCTGCTGTCGGAGGAAGATCCGCCGGCCTGGGAAGAGCGCCAAAATTGGACGCGCTACTGGCTGGTCGATCCGCTGGACGGCACCAAGGAGTTCCTGCATCGCAACGGTGAATTTACCGTCAACATCGCGCTGATTGAGAACGGCGAGGCGGTGATGGGCGTGGTCTATGCGCCGGCGATCGACGTGCTGTATCTGGCGGAGCGCGGCAAGGCCTGGAAAGAAGAAAAAGGGCGGCGTCAGCCGATTGCCGTCAGCAATGCTCAGCCGCCGCTGGTGGTCGTGAGCCGTTCGCACATTGACGACGAACTGAAGGATTATCTGAAGCAGCTTGGCGAGCACCAGACCATTTCGGTCGGCTCATCGCTGAAGTTCTGCCTGGTAGCGGAAGGCAAAGCGCAGCTCTATCCGCGCTTCGGGCCGACCAATATCTGGGATACCGCCGCCGGCCATGCGGTGGCGGTGGCCGCCGGGGCGCAGATCCACGATTGGCAGGGCAAGCCGTTGCTGTACGCCCCGCGTGAATCTTTCCTCAACCCCGGCTTCCGGGTCTCGCTGTTCTGA
- a CDS encoding YtfJ family protein: MKKSHMLMVSLLLTPFLASAHNFQLQQRVAPVGVSDKGELNYANDNFSYKNWNSSQLSGKVRVIQHIAGRSSAKDMNDPLIEAIKKAKLPHDRYQTTTIVNTDDALLGTAMFVRSSIEDSKKEFPWSQFVVDSNGNVRKAWDLQPKGSAIVVLDKQGRIQFAKDGALTPEEVQQVMSKLHQLLAD; the protein is encoded by the coding sequence ATGAAAAAAAGTCACATGCTGATGGTATCCCTGCTGCTCACCCCCTTTTTAGCTTCCGCGCATAACTTCCAGCTCCAGCAGCGCGTGGCGCCGGTCGGCGTTAGCGACAAGGGAGAGTTAAATTATGCTAATGATAATTTTAGCTATAAAAACTGGAATAGCTCGCAGCTCAGTGGAAAAGTGCGCGTAATACAGCACATCGCTGGGCGCAGCTCGGCAAAAGACATGAACGATCCACTGATAGAAGCCATTAAGAAAGCTAAACTACCACACGATCGTTACCAAACGACGACAATCGTCAACACTGACGACGCCCTGTTGGGCACCGCGATGTTTGTGCGCAGCAGCATCGAGGACAGCAAGAAAGAGTTCCCCTGGTCGCAGTTTGTGGTCGACAGCAACGGCAACGTACGGAAAGCCTGGGATTTGCAGCCAAAAGGCTCCGCAATCGTGGTATTGGATAAACAGGGCAGGATCCAGTTCGCCAAAGACGGCGCGCTGACGCCGGAAGAGGTGCAGCAAGTGATGAGCAAGCTGCACCAGCTCCTGGCGGACTAA
- a CDS encoding DUF1107 domain-containing protein, whose amino-acid sequence MRIFQRYNPLKVAKYVKTLFRGRLYIKDVGAFEFDKGKILMPKIRDKRHFSVMSEVNRQVLLLQSEMG is encoded by the coding sequence ATGAGAATCTTCCAGCGTTATAACCCTTTGAAAGTGGCTAAGTACGTTAAGACTCTGTTTCGCGGCCGGCTGTATATCAAGGACGTAGGCGCGTTCGAATTCGACAAGGGGAAAATCCTGATGCCGAAAATTCGCGATAAGCGCCACTTCAGCGTGATGTCAGAGGTCAACCGTCAGGTGCTGTTGCTGCAATCCGAAATGGGATGA
- a CDS encoding hemolysin family protein — translation MLNSILLILFLIAVSAFFSLSEISLAASRKIKLKLMADEGNVNAARVLKLQETPGIFFTVVQIGLNAVAILGGIVGDAAFSPSFKLLFDRFLAPELAEQVSFICSFVLVTSLFILFADLTPKRIGMIAPETVAVRIINPMRFSIMIFRPLVWFFNGMANLIFRLFKLPMVRKDDITSDDIYAVVEAGALAGVLRKQEHELIENVFELESRTVPSSMTSRESVVYFDLRESEESIIEKVSTHPHSKFLVCDGHIDQVVGYVDSKDLLNRVLGNQSLVLSSGVQIRSALIVPDTLTLSEALESFKTAGEDFAVILNEYALVVGIITLNDVMTTLMGDLVGQGQEEQIVARDENSWLIEGGTPIDDVMRVLDIDEFPQAGNYETIGGFMMYMLRKIPKRTDFVKYAGYKFEVVDIDSYKIDQLLVTRLVDKPVTTLPKAPDETTPA, via the coding sequence ATGTTAAACAGTATTTTACTGATTCTTTTTCTGATCGCGGTGAGTGCGTTTTTCTCACTGTCGGAAATTTCTCTGGCTGCGTCGCGCAAGATTAAACTGAAGCTGATGGCTGACGAAGGCAACGTCAATGCCGCCAGAGTGCTCAAACTGCAAGAAACCCCGGGCATCTTCTTCACCGTGGTGCAAATCGGCCTGAACGCCGTGGCCATTCTCGGCGGTATCGTCGGCGATGCGGCCTTTTCCCCTTCCTTTAAGCTGCTGTTCGACCGTTTCCTCGCACCGGAACTGGCGGAGCAGGTCAGCTTTATTTGCTCCTTCGTGCTGGTCACCAGCCTGTTTATCCTGTTCGCGGATTTGACTCCGAAGCGCATCGGTATGATTGCACCAGAGACGGTCGCCGTCCGGATCATCAACCCGATGCGTTTCTCGATCATGATCTTCCGGCCGCTGGTGTGGTTCTTCAACGGCATGGCCAACCTGATCTTCCGCCTGTTCAAACTGCCGATGGTGCGCAAGGACGACATCACCTCCGACGACATCTACGCGGTGGTGGAGGCCGGCGCCCTGGCGGGCGTGCTGCGCAAGCAGGAACATGAGCTGATTGAAAACGTCTTCGAGCTGGAATCGCGCACCGTGCCTTCCTCGATGACCTCGCGCGAAAGCGTGGTGTACTTCGACCTGCGCGAGAGCGAAGAGAGCATTATCGAGAAAGTCTCGACGCACCCGCACTCCAAGTTCCTGGTGTGCGACGGCCATATCGATCAGGTGGTCGGCTACGTCGACTCCAAAGACCTGCTGAACCGCGTACTGGGCAACCAGAGCCTGGTGTTGAGCAGCGGCGTGCAGATCCGCTCGGCGCTGATTGTGCCGGATACCCTGACGCTCTCGGAAGCGCTGGAAAGCTTTAAAACCGCCGGTGAAGACTTCGCCGTGATCCTCAACGAATATGCCTTGGTGGTGGGCATCATCACGCTGAACGACGTGATGACCACGCTGATGGGCGACCTGGTCGGCCAGGGGCAGGAAGAGCAGATCGTGGCGCGCGACGAAAACTCGTGGCTGATTGAAGGGGGCACGCCGATCGACGACGTGATGCGCGTGCTGGATATCGACGAGTTCCCGCAGGCGGGCAACTACGAGACCATTGGCGGCTTTATGATGTACATGCTGCGCAAGATCCCCAAACGCACCGACTTCGTCAAATACGCCGGCTACAAGTTTGAAGTGGTGGATATCGACAGCTACAAGATTGACCAGCTGCTGGTTACCCGGCTGGTCGACAAACCGGTGACGACGCTGCCAAAGGCCCCGGACGAGACCACCCCGGCCTGA
- the msrA gene encoding peptide-methionine (S)-S-oxide reductase MsrA, which yields MPSFDKSQTVDQASALPGRTTPMPVATLNVVTEHSMTQVPEGMEVAVFAMGCFWGVERLFWQQPGVYSTAAGYSGGYTPNPTYREVCSGQTGHAEVVRVVFDPQVVSYKQLLQVFWENHDPAQGMRQGGDIGTQYRSAIYTLSPAQQAEAESSLQRFQQAMDAAGDKRVITTDVTPALPFYYAEDDHQQYLYKNPEGYCGLGGIGVCLPPQG from the coding sequence GTGCCATCTTTTGATAAATCACAAACCGTCGACCAGGCGAGCGCGCTGCCAGGCCGCACCACGCCGATGCCGGTCGCCACGCTCAACGTGGTCACCGAGCATTCGATGACTCAGGTGCCGGAAGGCATGGAAGTGGCGGTGTTCGCCATGGGCTGCTTCTGGGGCGTGGAGCGCCTGTTCTGGCAACAGCCGGGCGTTTACAGCACCGCGGCCGGCTACAGCGGCGGTTACACGCCGAACCCGACCTACCGCGAAGTATGCAGCGGCCAAACCGGCCATGCCGAAGTGGTGCGCGTGGTGTTCGATCCGCAGGTTGTCAGCTACAAGCAGCTGCTGCAGGTGTTCTGGGAAAACCACGATCCGGCGCAGGGCATGCGCCAGGGCGGCGACATCGGCACCCAGTACCGTTCGGCGATTTACACGCTGAGCCCGGCACAGCAGGCCGAGGCCGAGAGCAGCCTGCAGCGTTTCCAGCAGGCGATGGATGCGGCGGGCGACAAACGCGTCATCACCACCGACGTTACGCCGGCGCTGCCGTTCTATTACGCCGAAGACGATCACCAGCAGTATCTGTACAAAAACCCTGAAGGCTATTGCGGCCTGGGCGGCATCGGCGTTTGCCTGCCACCGCAGGGCTAA
- the tamA gene encoding autotransporter assembly complex protein TamA, with product MCLLSVLLAAPAAYAANVRLQVEGLSGELEKNVRVRLSSITPEEVGTDGRFRARVDEAVRQGLRALGYYQPTINFTLDNRPGMSRPVLHAKVDPGEPVRIAGTNIVLEGGAKTDEDYLTLVKKGTPAIGEILNHGKYDDFKGSLSGLALRKGYFDADMTKSQLGVAEDLHKAFWDIDFNSGERYRFGKVKFQGSQIREDYLQNLVPFHQGDYYSSEDLAELNRRLSATNWFNSVVVSPDFQDAKENKILPLYALVTPRTRNTIETGVGYSTDVGPRVKGTWKKPWLNDRGHSLETSASVSAPEQQLDLTYKIPLLKNPLEQYYLLQGGFKNVDLNDTKSVTSKVVVSRNWDLSSGWQRALNLTWRLDHFTQGNVTNTTMLLYPGVSVNRTRSRGGLMPTWGDSQRYSIDVSDTTWGSGVDFALMQAQNVWIRTLADKHRFVARGQVGWIETNDFEKVPPDLRFFAGGDRSIRGYKYKGISPRDDDGKLTGASKMLTGSLEYQYNVTGKWWGAVFVDSGEAVNDIKQSNFKTGTGFGVRWQSPVGPVKLDIAAPVGDKETHGVQFYIGLGPEL from the coding sequence ATGTGTTTATTGTCTGTACTGCTTGCGGCACCTGCGGCGTACGCGGCCAATGTGCGGCTGCAGGTGGAAGGCCTTAGTGGCGAGTTGGAAAAAAACGTTCGGGTACGGCTGTCGTCGATCACGCCTGAAGAAGTCGGCACCGACGGCCGCTTTCGCGCGCGCGTGGACGAAGCGGTGCGCCAGGGGCTGCGTGCGCTCGGCTATTATCAGCCGACCATCAACTTTACGCTGGACAACCGGCCTGGCATGTCGCGCCCGGTGCTGCACGCCAAGGTCGATCCGGGTGAACCGGTTCGCATCGCCGGCACCAATATCGTGCTGGAAGGCGGCGCGAAAACCGACGAAGACTACCTGACGCTGGTGAAGAAAGGGACTCCGGCCATCGGCGAGATCCTCAACCACGGCAAATACGACGACTTTAAAGGCTCGTTGAGCGGCCTGGCGCTGCGCAAGGGCTATTTCGACGCCGACATGACCAAAAGCCAGCTCGGCGTGGCCGAAGACCTGCATAAGGCCTTTTGGGATATCGACTTCAACAGCGGTGAGCGTTACCGCTTCGGCAAGGTCAAGTTCCAGGGCTCGCAAATCCGTGAAGACTATCTGCAAAATCTGGTGCCCTTTCATCAGGGAGATTATTACAGCTCGGAGGATTTGGCCGAGCTGAACCGGCGTTTGTCCGCCACCAACTGGTTTAACTCGGTGGTGGTGTCGCCTGATTTCCAAGATGCCAAAGAGAACAAGATTTTGCCGCTATATGCGCTGGTGACGCCGCGCACCCGCAACACCATCGAAACCGGGGTCGGTTACTCCACCGACGTCGGCCCGCGGGTAAAGGGCACCTGGAAAAAGCCCTGGCTCAACGACCGCGGCCACAGCCTGGAAACCAGCGCCAGCGTTTCGGCGCCGGAACAGCAGCTGGACTTGACCTATAAGATCCCGCTGCTGAAAAACCCGCTGGAGCAGTATTACCTGCTGCAGGGCGGCTTCAAGAACGTCGATCTCAACGATACCAAGTCCGTCACCTCCAAAGTGGTGGTGTCGCGCAACTGGGATCTTTCCAGCGGCTGGCAGCGCGCGCTGAACCTGACCTGGCGTCTGGACCACTTTACCCAGGGTAACGTCACCAACACCACCATGCTGCTGTATCCCGGCGTCAGCGTGAACCGCACCCGTTCGCGCGGCGGCCTGATGCCGACCTGGGGCGACAGCCAGCGTTACTCCATCGATGTTTCCGATACCACCTGGGGATCCGGCGTGGACTTCGCGCTGATGCAGGCGCAGAACGTCTGGATCCGCACCCTGGCCGACAAACACCGCTTCGTGGCGCGCGGCCAGGTCGGTTGGATCGAAACCAACGACTTCGAGAAAGTGCCGCCGGACCTGCGCTTCTTCGCCGGTGGCGACCGCAGCATCCGCGGTTACAAGTACAAGGGCATTTCGCCGCGCGACGACGACGGCAAACTGACCGGCGCCTCCAAGATGCTGACCGGCTCGCTGGAATACCAATACAACGTGACCGGCAAGTGGTGGGGCGCGGTGTTTGTCGATTCCGGTGAGGCGGTAAACGATATCAAGCAGAGCAACTTCAAGACCGGCACCGGCTTCGGCGTGCGGTGGCAGTCGCCGGTTGGCCCGGTGAAGCTGGATATCGCCGCGCCCGTTGGGGACAAGGAGACCCACGGCGTGCAGTTCTACATCGGTTTGGGGCCTGAACTATGA